The window AACGAGCCGGGCGGGAGCGCCGCTGCAGGGGCGGCGCTCCCGGCCCGCTCAGCTCAGCGCGTCCTTGGCCTTCTCGACCACGTTCTTCGCGCCTTGGGCGAGCGCGCCGGGCGCGGTCCCGGGCTTGCCCTTGCCGAGGCTGCCGTCGTAGGTGGCGTAGAGCCTCGGGTCCGGCGGCGGCGGGGTGCCCTCGTCGCCGCCGATGCCGACCGGCTCGGCGACGTACTCGATCTGCTGGCCGTGCACGGTCGTGCCGGTCGCCCACAGGCCCTGGGTCGACTCCTCGCCTTCGGAGAAGTTCCAGAAGGTGTGGTCGTGCTCCTTGTTCTCGTCCTCGCGGTTGGAGTTCTCGATGTCGAGCGCGAGGCCGTCGGCCTTGAGCTGCTCGATGCCGAGCAGCCACTGCTGCTGGTGGAAGGTGTCGCGGGCCAGGTTGAACTGCAGCATCGCCTTGACGCCCGGGTCGTCGGTCATGGTGTAGAGGCGGCTGGTCTGCAGCCGGCCCTGGGCCTCGGCGTGCACGTTGGAGCGGAAGTCGGCCAGCAGGTTGCCGCTGGCCACGATGTAGCCGGCCTGCCACGGGATGCCCTGGCTGTTGGCCGGCAGCGCACCGCCGCCGGAGACGATCGCGTGCTGCGGGTTCATCCCGCCGATCACCGCGGCCAGCGCCGGGTTGGCCGCG of the Mycobacteriales bacterium genome contains:
- a CDS encoding manganese catalase family protein; amino-acid sequence: AANPALAAVIGGMNPQHAIVSGGGALPANSQGIPWQAGYIVASGNLLADFRSNVHAEAQGRLQTSRLYTMTDDPGVKAMLQFNLARDTFHQQQWLLGIEQLKADGLALDIENSNREDENKEHDHTFWNFSEGEESTQGLWATGTTVHGQQIEYVAEPVGIGGDEGTPPPPDPRLYATYDGSLGKGKPGTAPGALAQGAKNVVEKAKDALS